A genomic region of Oncorhynchus mykiss isolate Arlee chromosome 2, USDA_OmykA_1.1, whole genome shotgun sequence contains the following coding sequences:
- the LOC110537677 gene encoding zinc finger MYM-type protein 1 isoform X2, producing the protein MQELAFRGHDETESSANKGNYRELAEVIARYDALLAQHMESSTVFTGMSRTIQNDLITAIASSIKSEIKSEVDAAPFFSWQMDETTDHSQLSVIVRYVDDRGCVQERFLGYFDVSAGRDAQSVFDLVISEMSEFNFVEKLVAQTYDGAAVMASDLNGLQAKVRAVAPSATFVHCYAHPLNSVLSQSVKSMPKTKVFFATLGGFATFFCKSTNRVLLEKAKNVPTHWNFTSRVVNTVAKNFEHLLDTFTGITEHPNMDDDTIFNANGFKTQLEDFHFIFLLLTFEYIFACTDVVFDSVQQNAMDVEFCKRRIENLMLKIAEHKSEEEFSAIYQKASNMTDDPELMHRRKRRQGTQYVMQMYKSLYNSIHDNIKTQISQRFQSLDSRRYMELLDDEKFESFRSEFPANAMESLSQSYGCFFNMEKLKNELQVFYCGEELQGNSRKLCDRILHFKGCGLNEVMPEVYRFMCLVATIGATSAGVESRFSRLKRLKSYTRNTMGQERLRNLAILSIERRILKSLQKNPHWYERVIDQFANQTMRRIDFIFKVTY; encoded by the coding sequence ATGCAAGAGTTGGCTTTTAGGGGACACGATGAGACGGAAAGTTCCGCTAACAAAGGCAACTACAGGGAATTGGCAGAGGTAATCGCGCGGTATGATGCTTTACTTGCTCAGCATATGGAATCTTCAACTGTGTTCACTGGAATGTCAAGAACAATTCAGAACGACTTGATAACTGCTATCGCATCATCAATTAAAAGTGAGATTAAAAGCGAAGTTGACGCTGCTCCATTTTTCTCATGGCAAATGGATGAAACTACAGACCATTCGCAGTTGTCTGTCATTgtcaggtatgtggatgatcGGGGGTGTGTCCAGGAGCGTTTCTTGGGCTACTTTGACGTGTCAGCTGGGCGAGATGCACAGTCTGTGTTTGATCTAGTGATTTCGGAGATGTCAGAGTTTAACTTTGTTGAGAAACTAGTCGCTCAAACATATGATGGCGCTGCTGTAATGGCTTCTGATTTAAATGGTCTGCAAGCAAAAGTAAGAGCTGTAGCTCCGAGCGCCACCTTTGTGCATTGCTATGCACATCCCCTCAACTCCGTATTAAGCCAGAGCGTGAAGTCTATGCCCAAGACCAAGGTTTTCTTTGCCACACTGGGTGGCTTCGCAACTTTTTTTTGTAAGTCCACCAATAGAGTGCTGCTAGAAAAGGCCAAAAACGTACCAACACATTGGAATTTCACGTCCAGAGTCGTTAACACAGTGGCAAAAAACTTTGAACATCTATTGGACACATTCACAGGTATCACAGAGCATCCTAACATGGATGATGACACGATTTTCAATGCAAATGGCTTCAAGACACAGCTGGAagattttcattttatttttttacttctcACTTTTGAATATATATTTGCTTGCACAGATGTGGTTTTTGACAGTGTGCAACAGAATGCCATGGATGTAGAATTTTGTAAGAGGAGGATTGAGAATCTTATGCTCAAGATAGCGGAGCACAAATCTGAAGAAGAATTTAGTGCTATATATCAGAAGGCTTCGAACATGACAGATGATCCAGAGTTGATGCACAGAAGGAAGCGAAGGCAGGGCACGCAGTATGTAATGCAGATGTACAAATCACTGTACAATTCAATCCATGACAACATCAAGACACAAATATCACAGAGGTTCCAAAGCCTGGACAGCAGGAGATACATGGAGTTGTTAGATGATGAGAAATTTGAGTCATTCCGGAGTGAATTCCCTGCAAATGCAATGGAAAGCCTGTCCCAGAGCTATGGATGTTTTTTTAACATGGAAAAACTGAAAAATGAACTGCAAGTGTTCTACTGTGGTGAGGAGCTTCAAGGGAACAGTCGAAAACTGTGTGACAGAATCTTGCATTTCAAGGGGTGTGGATTGAATGAAGTGATGCCTGAGGTGTACCGGTTCATGTGCCTAGTTGCAACTATAGGGGCAACGTCAGCGGGCGTGGAGAGCAGATTCTCTCGTCTGAAGAGGCTGAAAAGCTACACAAGGAACACCATGGGACAAGAGCGACTCAGGAACCTGGCAATCCTATCCATAGAAAGGAGAATTCTTAAATCACTACAGAAGAATCCTCACTGGTATGAGAGGGTCATTGACCAGTTTGCCAACCAGACTATGAGAAGAATTGACTTTATATTCAAGGTAACATATTAA
- the LOC110537677 gene encoding zinc finger MYM-type protein 1 isoform X3 produces MQELAFRGHDETESSANKGNYRELAEVIARYDALLAQHMESSTVFTGMSRTIQNDLITAIASSIKSEIKSEVDAAPFFSWQMDETTDHSQLSVIVRYVDDRGCVQERFLGYFDVSAGRDAQSVFDLVISEMSEFNFVEKLVAQTYDGAAVMASDLNGLQAKVRAVAPSATFVHCYAHPLNSVLSQSVKSMPKTKVFFATLGGFATFFCKSTNRVLLEKAKNVPTHWNFTSRVVNTVAKNFEHLLDTFTGITEHPNMDDDTIFNANGFKTQLEDFHFIFLLLTFEYIFACTDVVFDSVQQNAMDVEFCKRRIENLMLKIAEHKSEEEFSAIYQKASNMTDDPELMHRRKRRQGTQYVMQMYKSLYNSIHDNIKTQISQRFQSLDSRRYMELLDDEKFESFRSEFPANAMESLSQSYGCFFNMEKLKNELQVFYCGEELQGNSRKLCDRILHFKGCGLNEVMPEVYRFMCLVATIGATSAGVESRFSRLKRLKSYTRNTMGQERLRNLAILSIERRILKSLQKNPHWYERVIDQFANQTMRRIDFIFK; encoded by the exons ATGCAAGAGTTGGCTTTTAGGGGACACGATGAGACGGAAAGTTCCGCTAACAAAGGCAACTACAGGGAATTGGCAGAGGTAATCGCGCGGTATGATGCTTTACTTGCTCAGCATATGGAATCTTCAACTGTGTTCACTGGAATGTCAAGAACAATTCAGAACGACTTGATAACTGCTATCGCATCATCAATTAAAAGTGAGATTAAAAGCGAAGTTGACGCTGCTCCATTTTTCTCATGGCAAATGGATGAAACTACAGACCATTCGCAGTTGTCTGTCATTgtcaggtatgtggatgatcGGGGGTGTGTCCAGGAGCGTTTCTTGGGCTACTTTGACGTGTCAGCTGGGCGAGATGCACAGTCTGTGTTTGATCTAGTGATTTCGGAGATGTCAGAGTTTAACTTTGTTGAGAAACTAGTCGCTCAAACATATGATGGCGCTGCTGTAATGGCTTCTGATTTAAATGGTCTGCAAGCAAAAGTAAGAGCTGTAGCTCCGAGCGCCACCTTTGTGCATTGCTATGCACATCCCCTCAACTCCGTATTAAGCCAGAGCGTGAAGTCTATGCCCAAGACCAAGGTTTTCTTTGCCACACTGGGTGGCTTCGCAACTTTTTTTTGTAAGTCCACCAATAGAGTGCTGCTAGAAAAGGCCAAAAACGTACCAACACATTGGAATTTCACGTCCAGAGTCGTTAACACAGTGGCAAAAAACTTTGAACATCTATTGGACACATTCACAGGTATCACAGAGCATCCTAACATGGATGATGACACGATTTTCAATGCAAATGGCTTCAAGACACAGCTGGAagattttcattttatttttttacttctcACTTTTGAATATATATTTGCTTGCACAGATGTGGTTTTTGACAGTGTGCAACAGAATGCCATGGATGTAGAATTTTGTAAGAGGAGGATTGAGAATCTTATGCTCAAGATAGCGGAGCACAAATCTGAAGAAGAATTTAGTGCTATATATCAGAAGGCTTCGAACATGACAGATGATCCAGAGTTGATGCACAGAAGGAAGCGAAGGCAGGGCACGCAGTATGTAATGCAGATGTACAAATCACTGTACAATTCAATCCATGACAACATCAAGACACAAATATCACAGAGGTTCCAAAGCCTGGACAGCAGGAGATACATGGAGTTGTTAGATGATGAGAAATTTGAGTCATTCCGGAGTGAATTCCCTGCAAATGCAATGGAAAGCCTGTCCCAGAGCTATGGATGTTTTTTTAACATGGAAAAACTGAAAAATGAACTGCAAGTGTTCTACTGTGGTGAGGAGCTTCAAGGGAACAGTCGAAAACTGTGTGACAGAATCTTGCATTTCAAGGGGTGTGGATTGAATGAAGTGATGCCTGAGGTGTACCGGTTCATGTGCCTAGTTGCAACTATAGGGGCAACGTCAGCGGGCGTGGAGAGCAGATTCTCTCGTCTGAAGAGGCTGAAAAGCTACACAAGGAACACCATGGGACAAGAGCGACTCAGGAACCTGGCAATCCTATCCATAGAAAGGAGAATTCTTAAATCACTACAGAAGAATCCTCACTGGTATGAGAGGGTCATTGACCAGTTTGCCAACCAGACTATGAGAAGAATTGACTTTATATTCAAG TGA
- the LOC110537720 gene encoding gastrula zinc finger protein XlCGF57.1 isoform X2 translates to MKHKSVKKQHKIMRSKHRDPIKTECETQSDDVNCKREEPDISQAPSPNTKGITSNSIQIKEEPADFEVQSHCFDSRALHKDSGTVITKTETDSVYISQGTVEEENVGEEDTDEDTEDGRDTDSNRVSSPQFFPCTHCTISFTNHSFLEKHIKWNHQKEYLAMLRSSFSKSSGTETLPTHSCLHCSLMFQTPRLLSIHTLQIHPSATPRKPARPHRVSAKLYTCPQCARRFRYLGSLQNHCELSHKMAVISTNGHLSCANCGKSFKNCWGLGPHQCHEPEGTEPQDIKPVVCLEVGFHCSECGKILCSPQSLNIHMRIHTGEKPYACKECGKRFAESGSLRKHLLIHSGVKAFKCQECGKDFARMKGLRSHMTTHSGKKQYSCSHCDRQFGYKSSLTIHLRSHTGEKPFHCTECGKDFSIKRNLRLHLKIHNNEKGHQCGECGLKVIDIGALKTHMRSHTGERPYHCTVCSKQFIRLEHLKNHQRTHTGERPYVCSECSKSFAQSGDLTKHIRTHTGEKPYECSVCHGCYTSSGDLGKHMRIHNGSRPFPCQECDKSFRLVGHLKTHMRTHTGERPYSCPRCLRTFARTHHLSVHLAQCR, encoded by the exons ATGAAGCACAAATCTGTGAAAAAGCAACACAAAATCATGAGGTCTAAACACAGAGACCCCATCAAAACAGAGTGTGAAACACAGTCAGATGATGTTAACTGCAAAAGAGAAGAACCAGACATTAGCCAAGCTCCCTCTCCCAACACTAAAGGGATAACTTCCAACTCCATCCAAATTAAAGAGGAACCAGCGGACTTTGAAGTACAGAGTCATTGCTTCGATTCTAGAGCACTCCACAAGGATTCTGGAACCGTCATAACCAAGACTGAAACAGATTCTGTTTACATTAGCCAAGGAACAGTAGAG GAGGAGAATGTGGGTGAAGAAGACACAGATGAGGACACCGAAGACGGGAGGGATACTGACAGCAACAGAG tctcttctcCTCAGTTCTTTCCTTGTACACACTGCACCATCTCCTTCACCAACCATTCCTTCCTGGAGAAGCACATCAAGTGGAACCACCAGAAGGAGTATCTGGCCATGTTGAGAAGCAGTTTTTCAAAGAGCAGTGGAACAGAGACGCTCCCAACACACAGCTGCCTCCACTGTAGCCTCATGTTCCAAACCCCACGGCTGCTTAGCATCCACACCCTCCAGATCCACCCTTCAGCCACTCCCCGGAAACCTGCCCGTCCACACAGAGTTTCGGCAAAACTCTACACCTGCCCACAGTGTGCCCGCAGATTCAGATACCTGGGCAGTCTGCAAAACCACTGTGAGCTTTCACACAAAATGGCTGTGATCAGCACCAATGGACACCTCAGTTGTGCCaactgtgggaagagcttcaagaATTGTTGGGGACTGGGACCTCACCAGTGTCACGAACCAGAGGGCACTGAACCTCAGGACATTAAGCCTGTGGTCTGTCTTGAAGTCGGCTTCCATTGCTCAGAGTGTGGCAAGATCCTCTGTAGTCCACAGAGCCTGAACATTCACATGCGAATTCAcaccggagagaagccttatGCCTGCAAGGAGTGTGGCAAAAGGTTTGCGGAGAGCGGCAGTTTACGCAAACACCTGCTGATACACTCTGGAGTCAAGGCATTCAAATGCCAGGAATGCGGGAAGGATTTTGCCCGTATGAAGGGTCTCAGGAGTCACATGACCACTCATTCTGGCAAAAAGCAGTACTCCTGCTCCCACTGTGACCGGCAGTTTGGATACAAGTCTAGTCTGACTATTCACCTACGctctcacacaggggagaaaccctttcACTGCACAGAGTGTGGTAAAGACTTCTCTATCAAGAGAAACCTGAGGCTTCACCTAAAGATCCACAACAATGAAAAAGGCCACCAGTGTGGGGAGTGTGGCCTGAAGGTGATAGACATTGGGGCGTTGAAGACACACATGCGCTCACACACCGGCGAGAGGCCTTACCACTGCACAGTGTGCAGCAAGCAGTTCATTCGACTGGAACACCTGAAGAACCACCAACGCACTCACACAGGGGAGAGACCATACGTCTGTTCGGAGTGCAGCAAGAGCTTTGCTCAGTCTGGAGATCTCACAAAACACATACGCacccacactggagagaagccgtaTGAATGTTCTGTCTGCCACGGCTGTTATACCTCTTCAGGGGATCTGGGCAAACATATGAGGATCCACAATGGCTCACGGCCCTTTCCCTGCCAGGAGTGTGACAAGAGTTTCCGCTTGGTCGGCCACCTTAAAACTCACATGAGGACCCACACCGGTGAGAGACCGTACTCCTGCCCCCGCTGTCTCCGGACCTTCGCTCGCACCCACCACCTCTCTGTTCACCTGGCTCAGTGTCGATGA
- the LOC110537720 gene encoding gastrula zinc finger protein XlCGF57.1 isoform X1, which yields MKHKSVKKQHKIMRSKHRDPIKTECETQSDDVNCKREEPDISQAPSPNTKGITSNSIQIKEEPADFEVQSHCFDSRALHKDSGTVITKTETDSVYISQGTVEVKAEYDSDSEIHKVVVKKETQVCFMKEENVGEEDTDEDTEDGRDTDSNRVSSPQFFPCTHCTISFTNHSFLEKHIKWNHQKEYLAMLRSSFSKSSGTETLPTHSCLHCSLMFQTPRLLSIHTLQIHPSATPRKPARPHRVSAKLYTCPQCARRFRYLGSLQNHCELSHKMAVISTNGHLSCANCGKSFKNCWGLGPHQCHEPEGTEPQDIKPVVCLEVGFHCSECGKILCSPQSLNIHMRIHTGEKPYACKECGKRFAESGSLRKHLLIHSGVKAFKCQECGKDFARMKGLRSHMTTHSGKKQYSCSHCDRQFGYKSSLTIHLRSHTGEKPFHCTECGKDFSIKRNLRLHLKIHNNEKGHQCGECGLKVIDIGALKTHMRSHTGERPYHCTVCSKQFIRLEHLKNHQRTHTGERPYVCSECSKSFAQSGDLTKHIRTHTGEKPYECSVCHGCYTSSGDLGKHMRIHNGSRPFPCQECDKSFRLVGHLKTHMRTHTGERPYSCPRCLRTFARTHHLSVHLAQCR from the exons ATGAAGCACAAATCTGTGAAAAAGCAACACAAAATCATGAGGTCTAAACACAGAGACCCCATCAAAACAGAGTGTGAAACACAGTCAGATGATGTTAACTGCAAAAGAGAAGAACCAGACATTAGCCAAGCTCCCTCTCCCAACACTAAAGGGATAACTTCCAACTCCATCCAAATTAAAGAGGAACCAGCGGACTTTGAAGTACAGAGTCATTGCTTCGATTCTAGAGCACTCCACAAGGATTCTGGAACCGTCATAACCAAGACTGAAACAGATTCTGTTTACATTAGCCAAGGAACAGTAGAGGTAAAAGCGGAGTATGATTCTGATTCTGAAATACATAAGGTAGTGGTTAAGAAAGAAACTCAAGTGTGTTTCATGAAGGAGGAGAATGTGGGTGAAGAAGACACAGATGAGGACACCGAAGACGGGAGGGATACTGACAGCAACAGAG tctcttctcCTCAGTTCTTTCCTTGTACACACTGCACCATCTCCTTCACCAACCATTCCTTCCTGGAGAAGCACATCAAGTGGAACCACCAGAAGGAGTATCTGGCCATGTTGAGAAGCAGTTTTTCAAAGAGCAGTGGAACAGAGACGCTCCCAACACACAGCTGCCTCCACTGTAGCCTCATGTTCCAAACCCCACGGCTGCTTAGCATCCACACCCTCCAGATCCACCCTTCAGCCACTCCCCGGAAACCTGCCCGTCCACACAGAGTTTCGGCAAAACTCTACACCTGCCCACAGTGTGCCCGCAGATTCAGATACCTGGGCAGTCTGCAAAACCACTGTGAGCTTTCACACAAAATGGCTGTGATCAGCACCAATGGACACCTCAGTTGTGCCaactgtgggaagagcttcaagaATTGTTGGGGACTGGGACCTCACCAGTGTCACGAACCAGAGGGCACTGAACCTCAGGACATTAAGCCTGTGGTCTGTCTTGAAGTCGGCTTCCATTGCTCAGAGTGTGGCAAGATCCTCTGTAGTCCACAGAGCCTGAACATTCACATGCGAATTCAcaccggagagaagccttatGCCTGCAAGGAGTGTGGCAAAAGGTTTGCGGAGAGCGGCAGTTTACGCAAACACCTGCTGATACACTCTGGAGTCAAGGCATTCAAATGCCAGGAATGCGGGAAGGATTTTGCCCGTATGAAGGGTCTCAGGAGTCACATGACCACTCATTCTGGCAAAAAGCAGTACTCCTGCTCCCACTGTGACCGGCAGTTTGGATACAAGTCTAGTCTGACTATTCACCTACGctctcacacaggggagaaaccctttcACTGCACAGAGTGTGGTAAAGACTTCTCTATCAAGAGAAACCTGAGGCTTCACCTAAAGATCCACAACAATGAAAAAGGCCACCAGTGTGGGGAGTGTGGCCTGAAGGTGATAGACATTGGGGCGTTGAAGACACACATGCGCTCACACACCGGCGAGAGGCCTTACCACTGCACAGTGTGCAGCAAGCAGTTCATTCGACTGGAACACCTGAAGAACCACCAACGCACTCACACAGGGGAGAGACCATACGTCTGTTCGGAGTGCAGCAAGAGCTTTGCTCAGTCTGGAGATCTCACAAAACACATACGCacccacactggagagaagccgtaTGAATGTTCTGTCTGCCACGGCTGTTATACCTCTTCAGGGGATCTGGGCAAACATATGAGGATCCACAATGGCTCACGGCCCTTTCCCTGCCAGGAGTGTGACAAGAGTTTCCGCTTGGTCGGCCACCTTAAAACTCACATGAGGACCCACACCGGTGAGAGACCGTACTCCTGCCCCCGCTGTCTCCGGACCTTCGCTCGCACCCACCACCTCTCTGTTCACCTGGCTCAGTGTCGATGA